The following coding sequences are from one Nitrospirae bacterium YQR-1 window:
- a CDS encoding putative DNA binding domain-containing protein has protein sequence MTFTVMDIDNMISVPSEHEHLEFKEAKKQFDRDKLLRYCVALANEGGGKLLLGITDRPPRCVIGTNAFNDLGSIKLYIVEKLRIRVDIEEVKHTGGRVLVFIIPSRPVGTALSYEGAYLMRAGDALLPMTEDMLRRIFDEGRPDFLSRPAMSDVSADEVVSLLDTQSLFDLLKMPYPAEREGVLSRCESEKLIERKTSGWDITNFGALLLAKDLNQFEGLRRKAPRVIIFSGVNKLETLKDKIGTRGYAVGFDGLISYINDQLPTNEVIKQALRTDIRMYPELAIRELVANALIHQDVADTGSFVMIEIYTDRIEISNPGKPLIPPDRFIDEYKSRNERLADLMRRFGICEEKSSGIDRVISLVEAYQLPAPDFRVGERTTTVALFAPIDFEIMDRKERIRACYQHCCLRYVNNQKMTNQSLRERFRLPENKAETVSRIISDAVNDGLVKFDDPNNNSRRYAKYVPYWA, from the coding sequence ATGACTTTCACAGTTATGGATATAGACAATATGATTTCCGTACCAAGTGAGCATGAGCATTTGGAATTTAAAGAAGCTAAAAAACAATTCGATAGAGACAAGTTGTTGCGCTACTGTGTGGCACTTGCCAATGAGGGTGGGGGGAAGTTGCTGTTGGGTATAACAGACCGTCCGCCACGATGTGTTATTGGTACAAATGCCTTTAATGATCTTGGTAGTATAAAGTTATATATTGTAGAAAAACTTCGTATTCGTGTGGATATAGAGGAAGTTAAACATACAGGAGGGAGAGTTTTAGTTTTTATAATCCCTTCCCGACCGGTTGGTACGGCTCTATCATACGAAGGTGCTTACTTGATGCGAGCTGGAGATGCGTTGTTACCTATGACTGAAGATATGCTTCGTCGAATTTTTGATGAAGGTCGTCCGGATTTTTTATCTCGTCCGGCGATGAGTGATGTGAGTGCCGATGAAGTAGTAAGTCTACTCGATACACAGAGCTTATTTGACCTTTTAAAGATGCCTTATCCTGCTGAGCGCGAGGGAGTGCTTTCCAGATGTGAAAGCGAAAAATTAATTGAAAGAAAGACATCGGGGTGGGATATAACTAACTTTGGCGCTCTTTTATTAGCAAAAGATTTAAATCAGTTTGAGGGGTTGCGTCGCAAAGCACCACGTGTAATTATATTTAGTGGTGTTAATAAACTTGAAACCCTCAAAGACAAGATTGGAACTAGAGGCTATGCAGTAGGGTTTGATGGGCTTATTTCTTATATAAACGATCAGCTTCCTACAAACGAGGTGATTAAGCAGGCGTTACGAACTGACATCCGGATGTACCCTGAACTTGCAATTCGTGAACTTGTAGCTAACGCATTAATTCATCAGGATGTAGCTGATACCGGTTCATTTGTGATGATTGAAATTTACACTGATCGTATTGAGATTTCCAATCCCGGTAAACCCTTGATTCCACCTGACAGATTTATTGATGAGTATAAGTCACGAAATGAGCGCCTGGCAGACTTAATGCGCCGTTTTGGTATTTGTGAGGAAAAAAGTAGCGGAATTGATCGGGTTATTTCACTTGTCGAGGCGTATCAATTACCAGCACCTGATTTTAGAGTGGGGGAGAGAACCACAACTGTGGCACTATTTGCGCCTATTGATTTTGAAATAATGGACAGAAAGGAGAGGATTCGCGCTTGTTATCAGCACTGCTGTTTACGCTATGTCAATAATCAAAAGATGACAAATCAAAGCTTGAGAGAGCGTTTTCGCCTGCCAGAAAATAAGGCTGAAACGGTATCACGTATTATTTCTGATGCCGTCAACGATGGATTGGTGAAGTTCGATGATCCTAATAACAATTCCAGGCGATATGCAAAGTATGTTCCGTACTGGGCATAA
- a CDS encoding DEAD/DEAH box helicase family protein, translating to MALHKDFPSSPYEILDPSVRWFPADETIRTTSAEKLMPPLVPELRKKVMLWRNKHYEGATNTSRSLLNWWFNTPHILPKYDGTTAEFQYYFAQREALETIIYLYDVVGVKDKYDLMRFDSSGVVSTGMFDETWRRFVIKMATGTGKTKVMSLVLAWSYFHKLYEPNSELARNFLVIAPNIIVLDRIYKDFKGLHIFYNDPVLPDNGFDGMNWRDDFQLTLQVQDDVRITNPIGNIFLTNIHRVYSGDDIPPSVDDDNTMDYFLGKRPTGATIDSKVDLGMIVRDIDELVILNDEAHHIHDSRLAWFKSIEDIHNRLKQKGDALSLQVDVSATPKHNSGAIFVQTVSDYPLVEAIFQNVVKHPVLPDSASRAKLVEQQSSKYTEKYADYIHLGVLEWRKSYAEHEKVGKKAILFIMTDDTKNCDEVALYLEATYPELKNSVLVIHTNDNGEISESTQKKKEEELKRLRKQANEIDDEDSQYKAIVSVIMLKEGWDVRNVTTIVGLRPYSAKSNILPEQTLGRGLRKMYPGGIEEYVSIVGTNAFMDFVESIQSEGVVIDRKPMGEGTKPLAPLVVEIDKENKNKDIDTLDIEVPVLSPRIYREYKNLTEIDISRLKNEKVPYKKFSPEEQREIVFRDITSGEVTHTTILDTAGIVDYSSVIGYFSQTIMRDLRLVSGYDVLYGKVKYFIQDYLFDCKVELDNANTLRNLSEVAATRTIVDTFKKAINDLTIQDKGGAEIRDFIKLRHTRPFVAKEQQYLIPKKSIFNRIIADSHFELVFAGFLENCNDVLSYTKNYFSVHFKLDYVNAKGDISNYYPDFIVKLSNRQVFIVETKGQEDMDVPFKIQRLKQWCEDVNKVNTEIKYDYVFVDMDIFEKYRPINFQELISVCNEYR from the coding sequence ATGGCACTTCATAAAGACTTCCCATCTTCCCCATATGAGATACTTGATCCATCTGTGAGATGGTTTCCCGCAGATGAGACGATAAGAACAACAAGTGCTGAAAAACTTATGCCTCCTCTTGTGCCGGAACTCCGAAAGAAAGTTATGTTATGGCGTAATAAGCATTATGAAGGTGCAACCAATACCAGCCGAAGTCTCCTAAACTGGTGGTTTAACACTCCACACATACTACCTAAATACGATGGGACTACTGCCGAGTTCCAATATTACTTTGCCCAGCGTGAAGCATTAGAGACAATTATTTATCTATATGACGTAGTAGGGGTAAAGGACAAGTATGACTTAATGCGCTTTGATAGTTCTGGGGTTGTTTCCACAGGGATGTTTGACGAAACATGGAGACGATTTGTGATTAAGATGGCAACTGGAACAGGTAAGACCAAAGTTATGAGCCTTGTACTTGCATGGAGCTATTTTCATAAGCTCTATGAACCCAATTCGGAGCTTGCCCGTAATTTTCTTGTAATAGCTCCTAATATAATTGTGTTAGACCGTATTTACAAGGATTTTAAGGGATTGCATATTTTCTATAATGACCCTGTGCTTCCGGATAATGGGTTTGATGGTATGAATTGGCGTGACGATTTCCAACTAACTCTTCAAGTACAGGACGATGTTAGAATTACAAATCCTATTGGCAACATTTTCCTGACAAATATCCACCGTGTTTATTCCGGTGATGATATCCCACCTTCGGTAGATGATGATAATACAATGGATTACTTTCTAGGCAAGCGTCCCACCGGAGCAACAATTGATTCAAAGGTTGATCTTGGCATGATAGTAAGGGATATTGATGAGCTTGTCATTTTAAACGATGAAGCACATCATATACATGATAGCCGTCTTGCGTGGTTTAAATCTATCGAGGATATACATAATAGATTGAAACAAAAAGGTGATGCCCTATCGCTTCAGGTTGATGTTAGTGCGACACCAAAACACAATAGCGGGGCTATTTTTGTTCAGACAGTATCTGACTATCCTCTTGTTGAGGCGATATTTCAAAATGTTGTAAAACATCCGGTACTCCCCGATTCCGCAAGTAGGGCTAAGCTTGTTGAGCAACAAAGTTCAAAATATACAGAAAAATATGCAGACTATATTCACCTCGGCGTTCTTGAATGGCGAAAATCATATGCTGAACATGAAAAGGTTGGGAAGAAGGCTATATTGTTCATAATGACAGATGATACTAAGAACTGTGACGAGGTTGCTTTATATCTTGAGGCAACATATCCTGAATTAAAAAATTCGGTTTTAGTGATACACACCAATGATAACGGTGAAATATCCGAATCTACTCAAAAGAAGAAAGAGGAAGAGTTGAAGAGATTAAGAAAACAAGCCAACGAGATTGATGATGAGGATAGCCAGTATAAAGCTATTGTATCTGTAATCATGCTTAAAGAGGGTTGGGATGTTCGTAATGTAACGACCATTGTTGGACTTCGTCCTTATTCAGCAAAAAGCAATATATTACCTGAGCAAACGCTTGGTCGTGGACTACGTAAAATGTACCCCGGTGGTATAGAAGAATATGTCAGCATAGTGGGGACAAACGCATTCATGGATTTTGTAGAATCCATACAATCCGAAGGTGTAGTTATAGATAGAAAACCGATGGGGGAGGGAACCAAACCTTTAGCCCCATTAGTAGTTGAGATTGACAAGGAAAATAAGAACAAAGACATTGATACTCTTGACATTGAGGTTCCAGTTCTTTCACCACGAATATATCGTGAGTATAAGAACCTTACTGAAATAGATATTAGTAGATTAAAAAACGAAAAGGTTCCTTATAAGAAGTTTTCGCCTGAGGAGCAGCGTGAAATAGTTTTTAGAGATATTACCTCAGGTGAAGTTACTCACACAACTATACTTGACACTGCTGGTATTGTTGATTACAGCAGCGTAATAGGATACTTTTCTCAGACCATAATGAGGGACCTTCGTCTGGTGAGTGGATATGATGTACTTTATGGTAAGGTTAAATACTTTATTCAGGATTACCTGTTTGATTGTAAGGTTGAACTTGATAACGCTAATACCCTCAGAAACTTGTCTGAGGTTGCTGCCACACGAACCATTGTCGATACGTTTAAGAAAGCAATAAATGATTTAACTATTCAAGATAAAGGTGGTGCTGAAATTCGTGATTTTATAAAGTTAAGGCATACTCGACCCTTTGTAGCAAAAGAACAGCAATATTTGATACCTAAAAAAAGTATTTTTAATCGAATCATAGCAGATAGTCATTTTGAACTTGTTTTTGCCGGATTTCTGGAAAATTGTAATGATGTATTATCCTACACAAAAAACTACTTTTCTGTACACTTTAAACTTGATTACGTAAATGCAAAGGGTGATATTTCAAACTACTACCCTGATTTCATTGTTAAGTTATCAAACAGACAGGTTTTCATCGTTGAAACAAAAGGACAGGAGGACATGGATGTACCTTTTAAAATACAACGTTTGAAACAGTGGTGCGAAGATGTCAATAAAGTAAATACGGAAATAAAGTATGATTACGTTTTTGTTGATATGGACATTTTTGAAAAATATAGACCTATAAACTTTCAAGAGTTAATTAGTGTTTGTAATGAATATAGGTAG